The genomic stretch CTCAACATCAATACCAGTTGAAGGCATCTCTGAAGGAGCATCAATATTCGTTGTAGGTATCCCAGAAGGTAATGTTTCTGTTTGTTTTTTCTCTAATTCCGGTTGTTTTTTCAATTCAGCTTCCCTTTTTTCCCTTTCGATTCTAGCTTGGGTTTCCCTTTCTTGACGTTCTTTTTCTAACTGCTGTTGACGTTGTAATCTTTCTTTTTCCAATTGTGCTTGTCTTTCTTGACGCTCTTTTTCTTGGGTTAATCTTGCCTGTCTTTGAGTTTCTTCTTTTTTCTGACGAGCAAGTCGATCGAACTCGGAACCGGCTACAGTAAAATGAATACTAACCTGCACCGAAGCATTATTGACACTAGGAGAAGAAAAACGCATTTTTCGAGTGGCTAATAACGCTTGTCGATTCACTTCTCCGTTACTATGGGGATTAACCACACTCACCGCTAAAACATTACCACTACTATCAAGATTAACTTTAACAGTGGCTTTCCCCTCTACTCCTTGTAACTCAGAAGGATAAGAAGGATCACAATTACTAATACATTTGATACTATCAGGGGGTGGGGGAGTCGGTTTAGCTTGGGGGCGTTGTGGTACAGATTGACTGGTAGCGGCAATATTACTTGGGATGCCAGATACTGTATTGCCATTACCGTTACTTCTGCCGTTACCATTACCACTGCCACGACTAAGACTATTTCTTAAATTACCTATTCCCTCACCCTGATTGCCATTACCACCATTGATAGCACTAGGAGTTTTATTATTATTACGAGATAGTCTGCCACTGGAAACAGGCATATCTTCACTCACCCGTGCAACGGTAGAAGGTTGATTACTATGGCTATTTTCTACCCTTGTAGATGAGTTAAAACTATTGCTCAAAAGATTGTTACTGTTATTCTCAATGGGTTTTACGGCACGGGGTGCGTTATTTCTCCCTAGGGTGTTACTGGTTAACACTTCTTGAGGTTGAGAAATCGTTGGTTGAGGAGAAGCAGTGATAGAGGGTTTGGATGATGGGGTGATAGGTGTTTGAGATAGGGTTTCTGTAATTTGTTGAGGAGTGATGGAAGGTTGGGGAGTAGTTTCTCTGATTTGTTGAGGTTGAGGCTTATTATCTATTACTTCTGGCATTTTTTGAGGTTGGGGAGAGGGATTTATTTTTGCCACTTGTTGCACGGGTGAAGAAGAACTTACCTCAGTTTTGGTAACTGTAGGTTGTGATTTTACTTCTTTTGGTTGGGGTAAAAGAGGTTTAACCGTTTTTAATTTTGGTTGAGGTTGAGGTTGAGGTTGAGGTTTTTCTTCTGGTTTGGTGACGAGTTTTACTTCTGGTTTGATTTCAGGCTCTTGTACTACTATAAATTCGATAGGTTTATTTTCTTCAGTTAAGGGTTTTTCGATCGAATTTAGTACTGTAAACAGAATACCATGAAGGGCGATCGAGCCAACAATTCCAATTGTGACTAATTTGCGTGTTTTTTCCGTTTCTAATTGCCGTTGTTCAACACTGGTAAGAGAATAAGTCATAATCTATCAGGAATTAATGAAAAAGTAGTTCAGTGAAGGTAAAGGAGATATTTTTGGAAAAAAGCAAAAGTTTTTATTAATAATCTTTAGTATTAATCAATAAATTTTGCGATGTTAAGATATTACTCTAATTAATAAACTTTTGCAACTATTTTTTAAAAATAGGCTTGTAAACCAATTCTATAAGTTAATCCGGGTTGATAAATACGGTTGCTTTTTTCATAACTTCGATCGCTCAGATTTTCCAAGTTGAGGGTTAAGAAGACATTTTTAGCTAGTGGAATTTGACCATTAAAATCTATACTCAGATAAGAGGGTGAAAACTCAGTATTACTAACTCCCGGCAGAGCAAATAAAGCACGACGAGAGCCACTATAATAATTCAAGAATAGATTGGCTTGATAACCATTGGAGCTATAACCGACACCAAATGTTCCGACAGAGTAGGGTAGCGTTGATAGTTGTAAACCAACTTCAGAAGGGATTGGACTGCTAACAATTTCAGCAGAAGTGTAGGTGTAATTGAGGAAGGATGAAAATTCGGGGCTAATTTGCCATTGAAGAACTACTTCAAGTCCATTTGTCTCAACCTTTCCCACGTTTTCCCAACGCCCGGCAACAACCCCAAGACGATCATTTAAGTTACTGCCAAAATATGTTAATTGTGCGAGGAAGGAATCAGATAAATTAATGTCAAATCCGGCGGTATAGGCTACCCCTTTTTCGGGAATAAGATTGGGATTCGGTAGCCAGTTATGTACTGTATCAAATATATATAGCTGATCAAGCCCCGGATTGCGTTGGAGAACCGCAAAGCTATTACGAAAGGCAATATTCGGTGTTATATCCCATCTTGTGCCGAAGGTAGGGTTAAGATAGCTACCAAAATCACTGGTAACATTTTGGCGTAAGCCCAATTCCAGTTGAAAATTATCGCTGAGTTGAAATGTATTGAGCGCAAATAAAGCGAAAAGAAAACGATCACGATCTTCTACCTCGTTCAATATAGCTAAATCGGGACGATTACTCTCAACATCTCCATAGATAGAATTGTTACTAATATCAAATCCTGATGTCAGTTTATAAGTAGGAGATATTTGCCATTGATTTTCCACACGCCCACTTAACATTTGAGAGTCCAAAACCCCTGAACGATAAAATATCCCTGCATTTGGCCCATAGGTACTAAAATAGTCTTGATTATAGGCAATAGTTGTTTTTAAAATGGAATCATCTCCATTACCTAATTTGGTGGTTAAGGTTGCACCAATATTGAACAAATCATGATCGAGACGATCGAACTGTAAAGGAAAACCAAAATAGAGTAACCCTCGCCTACTAGCAGTTTTATAAGCATCAACACTAAGATAGTTGCGAGTATCAATGGGAAATTCCACACTACCATAGAAGTTATTAAGAGTACTGTCACCATTAAATAGTTTACCCGTTTCAGGATCACGATTAGCCGCTCCTACGGGTACAAGATAATC from Geminocystis sp. NIES-3709 encodes the following:
- a CDS encoding TonB-dependent receptor domain-containing protein, producing the protein MKREILFSLIYLNAILFVSLFPLSAKTETINSEVITEKKFLTQSSSIVLITGVEVRSTENGVELILKTSQGETLETRTNREMNNLIIDIPNAQLELPDNSEFRQDNLSPDIVSVSIANIEPNTVQIMVTGSKEISIEQISNTESNLVISLTPEENINDIEIIATGEPSPFVPSSAPTYTIDKSEIEQLNPRTTSELLRNLPGFAVNDYGFGADIHTGTFLRGFSINQSIFQINGRSFGSNVNTYHGATDLNSIPVDAIEQVVITSGTSATLYGSEAFGGIVNIITKKDPQPLQLGLGAEIGSYGYQSYQVGYGGTVNEVNFRVGYEYLTTNNDYLVPVGAANRDPETGKLFNGDSTLNNFYGSVEFPIDTRNYLSVDAYKTASRRGLLYFGFPLQFDRLDHDLFNIGATLTTKLGNGDDSILKTTIAYNQDYFSTYGPNAGIFYRSGVLDSQMLSGRVENQWQISPTYKLTSGFDISNNSIYGDVESNRPDLAILNEVEDRDRFLFALFALNTFQLSDNFQLELGLRQNVTSDFGSYLNPTFGTRWDITPNIAFRNSFAVLQRNPGLDQLYIFDTVHNWLPNPNLIPEKGVAYTAGFDINLSDSFLAQLTYFGSNLNDRLGVVAGRWENVGKVETNGLEVVLQWQISPEFSSFLNYTYTSAEIVSSPIPSEVGLQLSTLPYSVGTFGVGYSSNGYQANLFLNYYSGSRRALFALPGVSNTEFSPSYLSIDFNGQIPLAKNVFLTLNLENLSDRSYEKSNRIYQPGLTYRIGLQAYF
- a CDS encoding energy transducer TonB, which produces MTYSLTSVEQRQLETEKTRKLVTIGIVGSIALHGILFTVLNSIEKPLTEENKPIEFIVVQEPEIKPEVKLVTKPEEKPQPQPQPQPKLKTVKPLLPQPKEVKSQPTVTKTEVSSSSPVQQVAKINPSPQPQKMPEVIDNKPQPQQIRETTPQPSITPQQITETLSQTPITPSSKPSITASPQPTISQPQEVLTSNTLGRNNAPRAVKPIENNSNNLLSNSFNSSTRVENSHSNQPSTVARVSEDMPVSSGRLSRNNNKTPSAINGGNGNQGEGIGNLRNSLSRGSGNGNGRSNGNGNTVSGIPSNIAATSQSVPQRPQAKPTPPPPDSIKCISNCDPSYPSELQGVEGKATVKVNLDSSGNVLAVSVVNPHSNGEVNRQALLATRKMRFSSPSVNNASVQVSIHFTVAGSEFDRLARQKKEETQRQARLTQEKERQERQAQLEKERLQRQQQLEKERQERETQARIEREKREAELKKQPELEKKQTETLPSGIPTTNIDAPSEMPSTGIDVEENQ